TGAGAGGCCTGCTCTGTGTAGGTAGCTGAGGAGACATGCAGACTGGCAGGAGGGTTTTCTGGAGAACCTACCCACTGCCCTGATTTGGTGGGTTTGGTTTAGTTGGCTGAAATATTTAACAGGTCAAAGCGGAGAGTTTGTCTTCTTCGTTTTATGAGCTCAGTCCCCACGCTGCCCAGACGAACTGAAATGTTTGTTTCAGCAAAAAGACACTTGGTGTTGATACTGCAGTCAAACTGAAAGCtttgtttctattattattattattattattattattattattattattattattatttagtacagtcataccttggtttgcgaacgccacaaactcggaagtgagtgttccggtttgcgaacgttctttggaacccggacgtccgacgcagcttccgattggctgcaggagcttcctcttGCGGCCAGTCGGAaactgcgctttggtttccaaacgttttggaagccgaGCGAACTTCCGGAACAggttccgttcgacttccgaggtgcgaCTGTATTAACGGTGCGTTTTAAGACAACACGGCGGCAGGTCTTTCCTTTACACTGCTTAGATTTTGGAAGTGCTGAAAGCTTTTAATTCTAGCATGGCTATATAAATAATCTGTGGGAAGAGGTGGCAGCAACTTGCATCCTGACTTATGATTGCTTCTGGTTGTCCATTTCTCCTTGCCATTCGTTACGTTATAGAGTAGTTTTCTCAACTGAGGCGCTCCTTAGgattgtggtgggggaggaaccCACAGGGGAAATAAAGCAGCAGCTAATTTCTGGCAAAATCTCCACCGCACCAATGTGCATATCAACAGACTTGTGCAACCATTGACCCTTCTTGGTAGCGCGCCTCCCCGCTCATAGAGCAGCGGTTTTCAACCAGGGTGCTGTGGCCCCCCGGGGTGCCTCGAattatggtcaggggtgccatgggcaacactggcctctgtccctctttccctcaCTCCTCGGATGCCCTCTCTGCCTtgaggagaggaggcagagggaacactccccaagggagggtgtttggaaaagggtgaggctgccagctctgcaggcaaggggtgacataactgggctcctgagccccaccgcagaaagaatgtagttgctcaaggagccgtggactcagaaaggttggaAACCTCTGTCATAGGGTGCTGTGTCTCCGTGTGTGTCACAGGTACCCACCCACTCAGACCCCAAATTCCTCTTCTTGGAGGGAGACCTTCCTGGGACAGGAGAAGCTGCCTCCTGCTGCTTTTGACAGGTTCACGGGACCCTCTGCCAGCCCAGCACCTCCcttgtgttttggactacaactcccatcagccccggttcCATTTGGCCACACCAGCTGGGGACGATGGGAcctgtagtccgaaacatctggccGCTGAAGGTGGGGTGATGCGGTATGCAGATATCTTGCAAACTAACATTCCCTCCCCACTTTTCTCTCttgttcctttccccccaaaaaactccacAGGAGACgcggctggggaaactcatcAACGACGTGAGGAAGAAAACCGAGAATGTGGAGCTGGCCAAGCGGGCGAAGAAGCTGCTGCGGAACTGGCAGAAGCTTATCGAGCCGGGGGCGCCCAGCGAGGGGGCCGCCAGGGGGCCGCCCAACCCACCAGGGTCTGCCAACGGCGGCGGAGCCCACAACTGCCGGGTAGAGACTCCTCCGGCGGCGGTGGGGCCGAAGCCCGCGCAAGATGCGAAGGTCCGGAACGACGTCCAGAAGCTGCACTCTCCGAAGCAGTTGGTGGAGAAGCCGGCGGCCCGGAAGAGGCGGGGGGAGCCGCGCGATGGTCTGGCGGGGGcgcctctcctgcctctgccgAAGGCCTCCAAGGCCTGCTTCGAAGTGTTACAGAACTCCTCGCCGCCCCCGACGAACGGGATCGGGGGCAGCAGCCCGGACAGCTTCCCCAGCCCGCCGGAGGCCGGCCTGCCCGCCGAGCTGGTCGAGGGCGACAAGCTCAGCAAGATCCCCATCAACGCGGTGCGCCCCCACACCAGCTCCCCGGGTCTCTTCAAGCCCTCTGCTTCGTCCCTGCTGAAGGTGGCGCTGCTGGtccagcaggagaaggaggaggcgccCGCAGCCGGCCAGCCCAAGAGCCCTCGCTGCTCCTCTTTCAGCCCCAGGCACGTCCGGGCGGAGACGTTTTCCCGGCAGCACACCACCTACTCGCCCAAGGGCTCGCCGCCTGCCCCTTCCCCGACGAGGCCGCCCCCCGCCCCGGACACTCCCGCCGGGGCTCCCTTGTCGCCCCCTGCCCTCGTGCAGCCGGCGCTGGAGAAGCGGCTGGAGGCTCATCCGCAGGCGGGGCTGGAGACGCCCCTGCACGGCATCCAGGAGGCGCCGGCGGGCCGGCTGATGGCGGGCCCCCCTCTGAGCAGCGGGGCGGGCCCCCTCCTTGCGGAGCCCTTGCTGGCGGGCTTCTCGCCGGACCCGTGCCGGGCGGACAGCGACGGCGCCGCCTCGGGGTCggacagcaagaagaagaagaagtaccgGCCCAAGGACTACGTGGTCAACTTGGACGGGCAGGCGCTGGAAGGGGGGGTCAAGCCGGTGCGGTTAAAAAAGGAGCGGCGGCTGACCTTTGACCCCATGACGGGCGAGATCAAGCCCCTGGCGCAGAGGGACTCCTTGCCCTCGGCGGCCCACCCGCCCGCTCTCCCCGAGCAGCAGCACAGGACAGGCGCAGGGGAAGCCGCGGATCCCAAGCCCCCCCTGCAAAGCCCCTTTGAGCAGACCAACTGGAAGGAGCTGTCCCGGAACGAGATCATCCAGTCCTATTTGAACCGGCAGAGCAGCTTGCTCTCCTCTTCCGGGGTACAGACTCCGGGCGCTCACTACTTCATGTCCGAGTACCTGAAGCAGGAGGAGAGCACCCGCCGGGACGCCCGCAAGACCCACGTCCTGGCGCCCCACAGCAAGCCCACGGACTTGCCCGGGGTGACCCGGGAGGTGACGCGGGGCGACCTCGACAGGATTTGCGGCCACCACTGGCCGGGCGTGAATGGTTGCTACGACACACAGGGTAACTGGTATGATTGGACGCAGGGAATATCCCTCGACCCGCACGGGGACGACGGGCGCCTCAACGTCCTGCCTTACGTCTGCCTGGACTGAGCGCCGGGATGCTTCTGACGCAAGGGGCAGTTCGGTGCCAGCAGGCGGGTGCAGCGGCAacggctgccccccccctccgcccccccgtTGTGCTGAATAAAAGGCTCACccagcagagagagggagggagggagagagagagagctggacccCGGCAGTTCCTTCTTCCCTAGGTTTCTTtctaattattctttttttttttttttgtgaagtGCTGCTACCAGTCTACTAACAAAATTGCAAAGCGGGAGGAGGCGCAGAACGGAGGTTTGATTTATACGGCGGCAACGGAAAGAGTTCCAAACTCTTAGCCAGCCAGCtctgaaaaaaacacaaaaacaagaaaaaaaagtgttagggtttttattttattttattttactttcgaAAGGTGAAGATTCTTTCCAGTGATTGGCGGGTGCCGAAATCTGAGGGCAGGCAGGGAGGAGGCGGGGAGAGGAATGGCGGGAGGCAGGACGTTTTAACCAAGAGTAGCCGTAGCCTATTTATTTTTGTCCccgattttgtttgttttttcttggaAAGGGAGTAAGGATGATAGTAACAGCCGTGAGATGGTTTGAGATGAAACTGTGCAAAAATCCTGTGGTCAGTAGTTCTTCCTGGCGTCACACCTGTCTCCAGAAAAAGGCGTGTGGCTTGCGGTGAGGGGTGCCAGTCTGCCAGGGTGGGCAGGAGGTAGTGCCCACCTTCAGGTTAGCATTCCACAAAtatccctcccttcttcctttcttGGTGGGGTCTAATCAGATTTTTGTCTTCAGCCTAAGAAATGCTGCACCACGACCCTTCGCCAGCCTGAGTGTGTCTTCCCGGAATTCTTTCTGCACATTTTTTAGGGAGAGGCAAGGGAGGGGgtagagccctctctcctccgctgcccccccccccaacgttaAAAAAGGCAAAACCCAAACCGTACAGAGGGTGCTACTTTTGTCCTgtgaaaggaggggggagagagagattggggaAGCCTGTTCTGCAATGCTGGAAAATACACTTGTTACCATtcctttttagataatttgtttgCCTTACGGAGATCCATcacaaaaatttaataaaaaaagagagagagagggagaagaagaaaaagaagaagcgcGACTTGCAAAAGCGAAACAGAGCCTTAGTGAATGTACAGTAACTATCCTAGACTTCTGCGTTCCTGGGACGCAGAAGGGAGCAACTTTGCTATTGGTCCTTTAAGTGGACACGTTGTGATATACatgtggaaataaaacaaaaatttgCACAAAAGCACGGGCTGTCGTTTCTTAAAAAAAGGGAAGTTCCCGGAAAGTTGGCCGACTTgagaaaggcagcttcctgtagccGCAggacttgagtctccagctgattctggactacagtccccatcatccctgagtgccggtcctgggagttgtagtattcCCACAACCCCGCTGTAGCGTGTGCTTGCTCTCTAGCTCTCctggctgctgggagctgtagtctaaagcGCCTGGGGAGGGCGGTACAGAAAGAACAAGGAGGTGGGCGTTTCTCACCCTGACGCTCCTGGGCCTACAGCGCGGTGTCAGTGGGCTACAGCTCCCTCCCACTCTTACTGGctgggggtgctgggagttgtagtccaataacctCCAGAGAGGGGGACCTACGATCTATAGAACTGGGATGGGTCGGAGCCTGTGGCCCTTCTGATGTCGGTCCAGGAACATCATAatccctgaccgctggccctTCTGGCTGGAAGAGATGGCAGTCCCAATGGTAACATCCTGAAGGTCACTTGCTTCGCCTACCCACTTCCCTTGCTATTTGTCTGcttttagaaatacagtggtgccttggaagtcggacggaatccgttccggaagtccattcgacttctgaaaacttttgggaaccaaggcgcggcttccgattggctgcaggaagccggaagccgtgtcggacgttccaaagaacgtttgaaaaccagaacaatcgcttccggttttcgatcgtcCGGGAGCCtaaacgttcgactcccaaggcgtttgaaaaccaaggtacggcacTTATCTGCTTTGAGCAAGTTTGTGAAGATGGGAGGTGTGCAAATTTGTTTTTGGACTTCAGTGCCAAAGGAATAATCAATAATCAAAAGGGGTTTGCGATTAACAAGGCAGCTGGTTTCCAAgtaagtgatttatttatttttaattcaagtGCACCTCACCACCTCCAAGTTTtgttaggggggggggacatgctttGCTTGGGACCAGTTTCTGTGCACAAATCCAGCAACTGAagcttcaaacccccccccccccaatttttaccTCCCCGGCAAATTACGTTTTTTCTCTGTCGAACTTCTGCATATTCTCAGTTGTTAAAACTACTGCGTCaggacaaggaaagcaaagagagGAGAGCCCCCGCCCCTCTTtttcaccactggggggggggcatttaccTTGCATTGTTGTGGTACCCAATTCAGGGAGCAGAATCAAGAAGGGCCAGTGGCTTTATTTTTGCCCCTTGTGGTCTCTGGCTAATTTAAATTGAACACTGCATGCCTTGAatccattttttgtgtgtgggggggctctTTGCACTGCAATGAAGAATGTGCATgatccaaaaaacagctggagacccaagtttgggaaacacagtgGAAGGTCCCAGGGCTTACGTGCTGAACCGCCCCGAGACCTGCGGATATATAGTACTGTATAcacataagaataagaataatacttGTCTAAGGAGACGGGACTAATAAAGATAAATGTAAGTAGTATATATCAAAATATTGAAAATGcctaaatgataataataacactCGCCCTGGGAAATGGGACTAATATAGATAAATGTAAGTCGTatatcttctttggcgatcactcgtaccTGAGCAAGATTGTCTCCACCCCTGTCGTCCATCCCAGATACGGAggtccaggcagagggccttctcggtggtggcgccctgtggaacgcccatcagatgacaaggaaataaacaacaatctgacttttagaagacatctgaaggcagccctgtttagggaagtttttaatgtctgatgctttgtcgtgtttttaatattctgttgggagcctcccagagtggctggggaaacccagccagatggacggggtataaataataggtacataggaccctcgtacctacggac
This genomic stretch from Podarcis muralis chromosome 18, rPodMur119.hap1.1, whole genome shotgun sequence harbors:
- the MED26 gene encoding mediator of RNA polymerase II transcription subunit 26, which codes for MTAAPGPSPQQIRDRLLQAVDPNSNIRNMVAVLEVISSLERYPITKEALEETRLGKLINDVRKKTENVELAKRAKKLLRNWQKLIEPGAPSEGAARGPPNPPGSANGGGAHNCRVETPPAAVGPKPAQDAKVRNDVQKLHSPKQLVEKPAARKRRGEPRDGLAGAPLLPLPKASKACFEVLQNSSPPPTNGIGGSSPDSFPSPPEAGLPAELVEGDKLSKIPINAVRPHTSSPGLFKPSASSLLKVALLVQQEKEEAPAAGQPKSPRCSSFSPRHVRAETFSRQHTTYSPKGSPPAPSPTRPPPAPDTPAGAPLSPPALVQPALEKRLEAHPQAGLETPLHGIQEAPAGRLMAGPPLSSGAGPLLAEPLLAGFSPDPCRADSDGAASGSDSKKKKKYRPKDYVVNLDGQALEGGVKPVRLKKERRLTFDPMTGEIKPLAQRDSLPSAAHPPALPEQQHRTGAGEAADPKPPLQSPFEQTNWKELSRNEIIQSYLNRQSSLLSSSGVQTPGAHYFMSEYLKQEESTRRDARKTHVLAPHSKPTDLPGVTREVTRGDLDRICGHHWPGVNGCYDTQGNWYDWTQGISLDPHGDDGRLNVLPYVCLD